The Prionailurus bengalensis isolate Pbe53 chromosome E4, Fcat_Pben_1.1_paternal_pri, whole genome shotgun sequence region CTTCCCTCACACCAGGTGACTTCAGGACAAAAGGGATAAGTGGAACCTGACCTCAGGGAGACTCAGAGTAAGACGGCAAGGCCACCTCTATGTCCCTGTCAGTGCGTGGCCTTTAAAGGAGAGACCACGCCTGCGAGGTCAGAGGCATGATCACGAGGACCCCGTTGGGAGAGGGGGGTGCAGGAAGCAGGACCCAGGCCTGCACCATCATTCCCTCTTGTGGCCCAAGATGAGGCTGAGACATAGGAGGTGGGGCCCCCATGGAGATTTGGCAGTTGGAAAATTCTAGCCTTTCAGTTCTAGATTCAGTGCCCCTCTCTCTGGTAGCAGGGAGGGTGGAGCCACAGTGGATCTCCCAGAGACGATGATGGGAGCCCTCTGTGGGCCTAACGCCCTGCCTCCTGTCTTTTGGGCACTTACAGAGGTCCTTCTTGTTCCCCACCAGAAGACCTTGGATTCTGTGATAACCAGGGCTCTTCAAACACACTAAGCCAGCTCTTGCTTCTAGGGCTTTGTTTATGCTGTTCCGTCTTCCCATCCCTGGCCCCTGTCCTTGACTTTCTTCTCATCCCCTGAGACTCCATGTAGAAACCCTCTCCTCCAGAAAGCCCTCATGCTCACCAATGCCAGGTAGGGTGGCTCTTGTCTGGGCTTCCCCAGCACCCACTGTCCTGCCTGCGGTGACACTGAGCTGGAATCTTCTGTTTGCGGCCTCTCTCCCGCTGGGCTAGGCCtaacacagtgcctagcacatattTGGTTCTCAGGAGACAtttattggatggatggatggatgagtgagtgaatgaataagaaatgagGCCAAGACTCCAGGCTAAGGTCCTTGTTTGCCCAGGAACCATATCCTTCTCATCTCTAGGTCTTGGCATCTatcacagtgcttggcacatggcacAGGATAAGTGGGTCTAGATTGTTTCTTGAGAGTCCGAGTGTGATGCTACGGGCACACAGGGAACATGGTGTAGTATGGGAGGTGTCACTGTGGTGGCAGTTACATCAGGGTCCGAGGTGCTCAGAGCAAGGAGTAATGAATCACTCTGCCTGGAAAGTATAGGAAGCCTTCCCAGGGACAGTGGGGCTGGGCTCCCTTGGGTGGATGACATGTGGAGAATTGGGGGAAGGCCTTCCAGGCAAAGGGAGCAGCCGAAGCAGAGGCGTGGGGGTGCCCCATGCAAGGGGGTGCCCTAGGGAGCTGTTGAGTCAGGTGGCTCTCATCCCACACCGTTTCCCTTCTGCCAACTGGGCTCAAGGCCACCATGCTGTCTTCTCCGATTCAGAACCGGGACCCTGTAGTCCCCGGTTTGCACAGGAAGGAAGCAAGCCAAGCACCCAGACCAGCCCACGCCTCCCAGAGGCTCATCGCTGCCTGAAAAGCTACCTGACAAAACCggccctctttccttcctcaagGGCTCCCTGCCCCTCAGACAGACGCCTGCTTCCTAGTCCCTggccaggaagagaaagaaaacaggccCATCCAAAGAGGCTTCCATTGTTCCCAAGGAGTGACTCACACACACGGGAAGGTTGTCCCCCGGCTCCTCCGCGCTTTCCCCCAGTGTGCCTCTCGGTGACTCAGAGCAGCTCGCGCCACAAGCCCTTCTGCTGTCTGTGAGGCCCAGGCCCCGAGAGGGCCCTGCATTCCCCAGGGCCAGCCGCCCTCTCCCCTCCGGAAGCAGGGGGGAGGCGGCTCCTTTCAGTGTGGCAGTTATGAGGGGCCGTGTCCCCTAGGGTCTCCCTGTGAGACAGGCTCtcgcctcagtttccctccctctGAAAGGGAGCTGACAGGAAAGCCATGCGATGTGTGTTGGCTTTTATTACTGGCACGCGTGGGCATGTGGGGGTACAGGCACCAACAGCAGCTTCCAGCCGCGCCAGCTCCTGGTTTCCAGACTTGAGTCGGCCTGCAGTGCccggggggtggtggggggggggggcagaagctGGGGGGTAAGCAGGGAGGGGACACGGCGAGGATCTTTGGTGAAGGACACTGCTGCCCCTACTTCCAGCGCCCGGTCACTTTGGCCTTCCCGCGGGTCTTGGACCTGCAGAAGGAGCAGGGCCCAGTCAGAAGGGGGACACAGGGCTGGGCAGCAGGCCTCcacagggagggggtggaggtgagCGATGCTAAGGGTGGAGAGAGGCAGCCCGGAGCCGCTTCCAGAGATACAGCAGGGCAGCAGCCTCGGGCTGGAGTGAGACCTCCTGGCCCTGTACAAATCCCCCACTGAGCAGTGACCAAGCAGGAGTCCGCGCcctgaaggggaggagggaggggtgggagccaGAGCCCTCAGAGGAGGAGTGGGATGGTGGGGACACACGGATGGAGGGGGCAGGGCCGGGTAAAGAAAGGAAGGACCTAGAAACTTACACTTTCTGGTTATCGTTGATCCTGTTTCGGAGAACATTGATCTGTAAGTGAGAAAGAGTGACTTTGGAgctgatttggctcaggtctcagGTGGCTGGGGGTGAAGGGGAAGCCAGCTGAGCACAGCGgtagagggtggggggagggggagcagagcaGCGATACTGTGAAAGTCAGAACAGGCAGGCATCCGGAGGGGCCCAGGTCCCACAGGCAGAAGCCGAGGAGAGGCTTCCTGGCCGCCCCACTGGTCTCTCACTGAGGGGTCCCCGAGGCACAGAGGGCTCAGGACGAGAGGCCTAAGGAGGCTTTCTGAGAATCGGGTGCAAGGCTGGGCCTCAGGAAGCCCTCTGAACAGCCCCAGTCCGGCCTGAGGCCCCCTGTCAGGCACTCTTGCCCGGTTGTTCATGAGGTACAGCACCCCCGTGTGCTACGCCTGCAGTTCACCACCCTGTACTTGGGCCAAATCTGAGCCCGGTAGGCCAGGTGCAGAGTTAAATGTGGAACCAGAGGCAAAGTGGAAGGCCCAGGTCGATAGGGGCTGTAACAGCAGCTAATACCTACTGAGCACTTAGTGGGTGCCCACCACTTTCTGTTCCGTTATGAGCACTTTCCCGAGTATTAACCCCCAGGGATGACTGTGAGGTATAACTTAACACATGGCAAGTGCTCAGAACAATTCCCGGAAGACTTtactactatttttattactacGATGATCTCTATAAgcctcacaataaccctgtgaAATAGGTCCTGGGGTTATCCTTGTCACTTAGAAATGGAAAGAGGGAAGCgggagtaacttgcccaaggtcacacagctagtgagggGCAGGGCTAGAAATAGGACCCAGGCAGTGTGGCTCCAAAGTCCACGCTCAGTGCCACCACACAAAATTGCCTCTCTCAgcactggggggtgggaggggacccTGTAGCCATTCAGGCCTGAGCTGTGCTCAGAAGAGGGGCCCGTGCACAAAGAAAAGCAGCAAAGTGGGCCCGGAAAGGGAAGCCAAACTCCTCTAGGCAGAGAGGCCGCGCTGGGGAAGTGTGAGGGCCCGGCGTTCACTGAGCCAGTTCTTGCCGCTGTACGTGCACCTGGGACCCCTCAAAGCTGTGAGTTTGAGGTTCAGCCGGCTGTGCCCACACCAGGGCCTCTAGGGTACAcggggagagagaaagtggctGCATCTCTGGTGaggcctccctctctccacccagaGGCCTGGCTTTGTGCATCCTGGTCCTCCCACCTGACCCGGGGCATCCGAGCTGCTGCCTCAAGGCCTTCggggacagaagggagggagaccCCCAGGGCTGGCACGCCAGGAACGTGCCTTTGCTCAGCCCCAGCAAGTGAACCATCAGACTTCTCCAGCAAGCAACAGCCCAGTGGTGGACGCTGAACACTGCCAGAGACAAGACCCCCAGGCCGGTGTGTGTGAGTTGGCAAGGGTAGGAGGTGACAGGGATAGGGGAAAGGGGCCTGATGGACAGCAGCCATGTGGGACCCAATCCAAAACAGGagtgtgggatgggggaggggccagTGAGCAGGCTCACTTCATATTTCTGCTGCTTGAACTTCTCCTGCAGGTCGAACTTCTCTGCCTCCAGGTTATAGATGCTCTGCCATAGTTCCTTGGCCTTCTCCCTGCAGGGGCCAGAGTGGGGATGCAGGGCAGGATAGGAACAATAAGGAATGGCCCTCATCTACCTTCATCCCGGATCTGACccagcctcccccaccagccctccttcccacccccaggcCTGCTAAGGGGACCCCCCAGCCCACCTGACTcagcaggaggcagagacagcagcACCTGGTGCTTAGGACcggatgtggggtggggggtggcgcggcgcggcgcgggtGGGGCATCATTCAATCCCCCTTCCCGCCACCTGGGTGCAGGTGGGTAAGAAGCTCAGAGGGGCGAGACGCCTGCTCAGTTCTCTTTCTCTATTGGCAAAGCACAAAGATGGCTTGACTGCCTCACACCCAACTCCAGTGGCACCAAAACATtcttggcgggggcggggggcggaatATGTGAGGCAACAGCGCCCCTTGGTGGTGCACGATGAGAATTGCCCTATGCCCCGACCCCCGTGCTGGCGCAGGTGCACGCAGTCGGCTGAGCACCACCAGTCCCCACCTCAGCTGATCCTCATTCAGGTGGTCAATGGCCAGCACCTTCCTCCTCTCGGCCagaatcttcttcttcttttcccgCTCCGTCTGCCTCTTCCCGCTTTTCCGCTCCGTCTGGAGAGAGTGACAAGCAGGGGGAGTTAACTAGGGAACACCCCCTCCTTTCCCCTAACCCTCCCAAAACCCAATGGGGAGCAAGGCAAAGCCTGCAGAAGGACCAGGTTCTTATCCTCTTCTTCCTGAAACACCCACGCTATCAGCTGCctggattcccccccccccgccccccgagaaactgaggcaggggcaAGGAGGACCTCTTCAGTCCATTATTTCTTTGCCTCTCCAAATTCTTCCATCTCTCTCCCGGCTCCCTCCTCCCGCCCGACCCATTCTCCACACTCAGCATCCCCCTCCCAGCGAGGCCCCCAAAACGATGAGGAGGACAAGGGTTAGAGGTTGTGGTACCCACCTGGGCCTGCAAAGCCAGGACACCATGAGAGAAAGACCCAGAGAGAAAGACCAAGAccagggcagagatagagagggcaGGGCAcggcaaaggcagagagacacaagggggagaaggagaaggtgatTCAGACGCTCACTGCAGGCAACCTTGTTCACTAGGACTATTCTGAGAGCAGGGCCATGCCATAAGTCTGGCTGGTGTGGTCATTGTGGCgacagaggcaggcaggccgggctAGCTCTGAGCTGGGGGACTCTGGAAATCTAAGAAAATGTTCTGATCCCTCCACTGCACAGAGAAAATCAGTTTCatatttcctcttctcccttgaGAATGGAGTGTCGAGCAGGAGTGGGACATAAAAATGAGGAATGGAGGAGGTTTGCAGGAATAAACCATCTCACATCTGCGGGATACACAGATGCTCACCATGTTAGCCGATCTGATCTCAGAGCAGGCAGGGCAGACGATattaaacccattttacagatgaggaaactgaggctctgaggttgcctgaggccacacaacTGTAAGTGGCAGGTCTGAGTCTCCAACCAGAGCTCTGACTCTGGGCACAAGGCTCTTCCAGACACACCATCAACTTTGGGGGTTCCCGGGGCACTGCTGACACTCGAGGCCGCTGCCTGCAGCCCCCCCCCTCCAGCAAGCCCCTCTTAGGGGAAGCCACAGCCGGCAGAGCGCCAGCTCAGGGCATGGGCAGGAGGTGGCCTTGGCCTTTCACTTACAGGTAGGAATTTCTTCCTGGGATCCAGCTTGAAGTCTGTGGacacccccttcctccccataTACCGGGACCCCCTGAAGACCACTGCTGCTGCCCGACCTACCTTCTGGATGTAACCCCCAAAGTGCATCATGTTGGACAAAGCCTTCTTCTTCCGGGCCTCGTCCTCAGCCTTTCTcctgttctcctcctcctcccgtcGGGCTCTCTCTTCCTGATTTtcagtggggaggaagagagaaaatcaggGGTGAGGGTATGAACCCCTGAGGCTGGGCTGAGGTCTGGGGTGTTTATGGGTCATGTGAGTAGAACTTTTCCCTCCATCAGGCAAGAAGCTTCCTGAGGGGCCCCCCAGCACGGGGCCTGACACACAGGAGCAGCGAAGACTTTTGTTTATGAATGAGTGAAGAATGATCTCACCATCCCCTCAGGcaaggagccccccacccccaccccaggaggccTGCTGGTCTGGAAGAACCTCCAACACCAGCACAGGAAAAGGGCCAAGGGACCCCCTGTTCCCAGGGAGCCTGCACCAGGGAAGGGACGCAGCAGGAGAGGACTTCGCTGCCTTAcaatggaagtttgtaccttttggcccCTTCTtaccaaacccccccccccccacctctggcaaccaccaatctgttctctgcatctatgagcTTGGCGTTTgggttttgctttggtttggctgtgtttcagattccacatataagtgaaactaGACAGTATTGTTCTTTCTCTGaattgtttcacttagcataatgctctctccaggtccatccatgttttcacaaatggcaagattcccttccttttttatggctaatattccagggggggggggggctgcgtgtgcatgagcatgcacacacacatatttttatgcCTTCCTTCATTGGCAGACACATGTTGCCTCCGTGTCTTAGCTCCTGTAAATAATGCCACAGCGAATGGAGCGCAGATGcctttttgaatcagtgtttgcatcttcttcgggtaaatacccagaagtggaactgctggacGGAGAGTCTTGTAAAATATTAAGTTCGTGAAAGCCCAGACATTTTGATCTCAGTTACTGCTTATTATCAGATTCCAAACAGTGCCCAGCACTCACCAGGGGCACGTTCACTGAATCAATGTGAATGActagggaggggcctgggggcctggaaGGAGCTGGGGGCCCGCTAGGGGCTTCTGTGGGCCATGGATTAGGGGTCACTCACTGCCAGGCGAGTCTGACGTTCCTTCTCCCGCTCATTCCGGATGCGCTGCTGCTCGGCCCGCTCAGCCCGTCGCTTCTCctatggggagaggggcacagccTGCCCAGTGCGTGCATATGGAGGAGGTGTCCCCAAAGGTGCAGGGACCAACCAGGGAAAGAGGTGGCAAGAAAACGCACAGGGGATTTTCCCCTCGGGAGCTCAGGGCAGTGAGTGCCCTTCCTCCAAGGGCTTCTACTCTGCCAGCTCCCTGGACACAGAGCGCCTCGACAGGTGCACCAGCTCAGAATGCCCTGGCTGAATAAAGATAGCCCACAGCAGGCGTGTGCGGATGCCCCACGCGGAGCATTACTCATCGTGGGGTTGTCCTCAACGATTTGAAAAATGTCAGGCGGACTTCTCCCGTCTCCCACGAGTGCTGtgcccctggccccgccccggccccagccccagcagctgCTCTTGTGTTCGCGGACAGATGGCCAGACCCTCAGCTGCCAGCCAGGGCGGCACAGCGGTGCCACAAACACAGCAGCGAGTCTGGTGGAGCGAAAAACAAAGGAGTCAAAATAACCCCCCCTGGTTATGATTCGGGACTGTAGAGGCCACACTCATCTTCCCTGCATTCGTGAGGGGAGCTCCCAGTggaagggagtggggggcagaggtgggacaACAGGGATTTGACTCATCACCCCCCAGCCAAGGCCTGGGGCACCCGGAGACCATCAGCAGCTCTGGCTGCCAAGAATGGTCCGGTCTGGTGGGGACGGAAGGCAGGGACCCAAGAAACCACAGTGCAGGGCCTCAAGAGTGGCTCCTGGCCGCTGGAATCCTGATGGAGAGCCCATGTGCAGCAGGGTAAGGGGCCCCCCCCTACCCCCGAAGGCGGTCCAGAGGAGGTGGGGCCTAACAAAGAGGGTGGACGGAGCGGGGTCTCTGGGGGCATTGCCACAGGAGACTGGACACCCACAATCCTGTCTTTGAGGGAAATgagctcctcttcctctttcttcctgttctcaAAGTGAGCCTCGATCAGCGTCTGTAGCTCATTCAGATCCTTCTCCATGCGCTTCCGGTGGATATCCTGCGAAGGCACAGCCGGGCTCAGAGGCTGCCAGGCCCATGGGTCCAGGGAAGAAGTGGTTGGGTAGATGCCACCCTCCGCAATGCAGGAGGGACGGGCAGGGCGGGGGCCTGGCCGGGGAAGGGGCCACCGTGGCCCGAACCCAGGATGAGGCCCTGCCAGGCCTGTGCCGAGCACCATCCTGCCTGCGCCCTCCGCCTGCCGGCCCCCCAGCTCACACGGCCTCTGTCTCCCAGCCCAGGCCCGTTCCCCCCGCAGGCACACTCACATCAAAGTCTACTCTCTCCCCATCGGGGATCTTGGGTGGCACCAGGTTGGGCATGAATGGCCTgttggagagaagaggagggaatcCATGAATGCCAACCCCATCCTGGACCCAAGGGGCTCTGGGTGGCCAGCACAGGAGGGGACCTTCTCCTTCCTGCAGACACGCGGCCGGGCAACAACGACAGCACCTCTCGGCACGTGGGCACACTGCAGCCCTTTCGCGTGCGCCCTCTCGTTTTATCCCCCTGATACACCCCTGACGCAGAGACCCCCCCAATCTCACTGAAGAAAACGGAGGCCCAGGGAATGACTCGCTCCGGACCACGCAACAAGGACGTCACAGAAGCTATGGCGCGTGAGTCCGACTCCCGAATTCCCACGGCTGGCCCGTGAACCCCTGGCATCCTGGGGTTTGGTCCCCGCCCCAACACATACTTGCTGTGTGACACCAGGTCCAGTGGGCTCCTCAGTTTCCCCGTTTGCCCTCAGGTCTGTGAGGGGCCGAAATGAGATACTGCCATCCGTACAAGTGGCCGGGAAAGGGAAAGGTGCGGGACAAATGAACGGGGCTGGGATTGTCTCTGGGGCTggtgttggcgggggggggggtcccaacTTGGGGAGCAGCCTGCGACTGCTGAGGCGGCATCTGCGACAGGTTTGGCGTCACCGAAAGGAAGAGCCTCCCTGGCCCCCTCTCCACCTGACACCCACCCCGGCAGCTTCCAGGTGGTTTCATTTTGCGGCACCAGGCCGTCCTGCCCCGCCCCTTTGTGACACTTTGAAGCCAGCCAGGCTGGCACGCTGTCACTGCTTGGCTCCCCCAGATTTCCGTCCCTCTTCCTTCAGGTCCCACTTCAGCCGTGCCGTGAGACAGGAGAGGCTATCCATCCAGGGCCACAACTAGTCCACCCCTTTCCTCTGGGTGAACACAGTGCTTTCCATGCTGGGGTACGCAATTGGTAATGGAGCGTGAAGTGGATTgcagcccccctcctccctcggGCCAACTCTTGTGCAGTACACAACCTGTACAACCATACAGGTGCCTGCTGCACCCCCCAGCCCATGCCCACTGTATCACACTGCACTCCTGTCCTTCCTCACTGGCCTTCTCCTCCCAGGGCTTCACCACAAGTGTGTCCCACTCACCTGGGCTTTGGTTTGGACTCCTCCACTGGGCcatctggggaggagagaagcaCACAGCCACAGGGTCAGAAGGCCCCAGatctggtcccagctctgcccctgatAAGCTGAGCACCCATGcgcctctgtttctccatctgcacAATGAGTTCCTTCCAACCCTGGGGATCCCCGGTTCCAGAAGCATCACGAAGAATTAAAGCAGCAGACCCACAGACCCCACACTCCTTCTCCCATAGTGGCTCCCAGGGGGTCATCTCAGGGGACGGCTGGGTCCTGACAGGAAGAACACCCTCCCAGAGTGAAACTCCAAAGCCTTCTCTCATTCACCGGTTCTGGGCGTTGTCCCCGGGGGATCCTGGCCCGAGAGTCCCCTCCGAGGCTCTGCCTACTTGGTTGCTCCCTGGACTTCCTGGCCTCCAGGGGACGATGCCAGGGGGCATGATTTCAAGACCCagctggctgcccctcccctccagagccAATGCACCCTTGGTAAAGGCTGCAACATGACAATGACCACTGCAGTGACCCCCCCCCCGACATGGGCCATCTACATCTTGGGATTTCATCCTATAGACACTACACCTTATGAATGGTTTTGCCTGAGCTCCAGGAGCCTTGTATGTGTAGGCGACTTCTGGGGCCCTGTCCAGATTGGGACTGGACACTGGTCCCCTCTCCCACAGGGCACCACCCAGGCAGCTTCTCTGGAACGAGGGGGACAGAGGTTTGAAGGCCAAGACCCCAAACCTGCATGGTCATTAActctgtcctctcctcccctgaACCCCTCCTCGCCCACCTCCCTGGAGGGAGCCCTGTGGTCAGTCTCCCCTAAAGCTGCTTGGAGGGGCTCCCTCGATGCCTCAGTACCTCTCTCTTGATGTCCAACAGTCCTCACCTTCAGTTTCTTTAGCCTCCTCTTCTTGTCCGTCTCCTAAACAGAACGTGAGAAATTAGCAAAGATCCTTGTTCTAGACCCAAGTCCCCCCCTTCCAGAGTCTCCCTCACAGACAGGTCCTAACCAAATTGCACCCTTCTGGTTCCTGGGCTCAGGGGATGTCTATTCGCACACATGCCCCCGGGGCCCAAGGCTCTGCCTGACACGAAAGGAGCTCACAGTCAAGGTTCATTGATCGAACAACTGGGGGCTGAATCCCAGCCCAGGCAGGATGTACTGTTGCATAGGTTGGAAAGAAGGTTCCAGGTGGATTTCTCACGGTCATAGGAGTGCCTCTGGGGGCTCCTGCCACCCCCCCTCCACACCATGAGCAAGCCCCCCCTCACCCCAGACAGGGCCTTACCTTCTACATTGGTCTCCTCAGTCTCAGCCTCACCTTCAGCCTCTTCTGCTGCTGCCTCTTCGTGCTCTGGAGAAGTGAGCCAGAAACAGTGAACACCCAGGCCCTTACTTAGGCTAGCAGGCAGAACCCAGatcagagaggggtgggggtggaggtcaGCAACATCCAGGATCCAGAGGAATGTTGGGAGTCACCAATATGAATGACAAGGGGCTGCTCCGTTCTTGGTTTAAACCAGAAGTTGGCAAACTATGACCcaagggccaaatctggcccccAGACtgcttctgtaaataaagttttattggaacacagccacatccacTCATTTATATACTGCCTATGGCTGCCTTTGCCATATTCTAGCAAAGTTCAGTAATGACAACAGACCCTGGTAAACCATGACGGAAGGGCATGATCAAGCTTGTGGAGAGTGCTTTTGTTCTAGACTTGTCTCTCTGGGAGTTTGGGAATTGCAAGCAGGCCTTTCTGAGCATGGAGACCTGTTCTGTACGTGAAGGCCACTGGGAGGGCCAGAAGTCTGGGGTAGGAGCGTGTTACGgtgcgggggcagggggtgctgtTGGTACCAGCAGAGAAGGGTTTGCAGGCCCAGAAACACTCATTGCTGGGGGTGGGAAGGTCTGGTGGCTAGCTATTTCTGCCTCACTCAGCACCTTTGCCCAACAGCCTCCCTGGCAATACAACTCCACCCTGTTCCCCAACTTTCCACCCCCAATGTTCCACCCAGTGATCTGACACCACAGGATGTATCCTGCTTAAGATGAGGTGTTGGGAAAGCTCCTGTCCTCAACTCGGTAACTCTAGGGACCCTTCATCTGTATCCCAAAGAAACCCAAACAGCAAGACAGTGGGAGGGTAGATGAGGTGCCCACTGTGTAGACATTTGTACTGCCCAGAGAGTTGGTAGGATTCTTCTATTTTCATCCCTTTGCTTGGCAGGATATGGACCCCACCCAAGTCAGGCACTTGGAGTAGACAGATCAGACAGGATGACGCCAGGCTCATGGCTCTGCCCGTAGGAGGCATCTGGTCATGCTCACTGGCTGATGGGCTGACAAGTGTGGCCtcctggcagagggagaggagaaagcctcaggaagggacagagagaggccaTAAGGAAAGAAATGTTGGCCCCCAGTCActctgttctctgtcttcttttcctagtCTGGGCCCAGGGATGCCTCTTCTTTGATCCCCACAGGAGCCTTACCTCAAAGAAGATCCTTCCAGAAGGGGCAAGAATAGAAGGCTGGCCAGCAAGAGTATGACCAGTTGTGGGGTCCTCTTCAGGCCATCTTGTtaacccctgtccccaccccatctAATGTGTCAATTCTCTGTAGAATACCCCCGCCCATGCCACACGCTCAATGAGGCGCTCCTGGCCTCCTCACTACATCTTGAGACATCACTATTAGAAACTTCTTTCAACTTCAGCCCAAGTCTATCTCCCTTGCCCTAGTCCCACTCCTAGGGGCTGGAAACAAGTcccggcccccccaccccacagcagtGCACATTTGAAGGCTGACGTCATGTCCTTTCTGCCCTGGCTATTTCCAGTTCCCCCAGCTGCTCTTCAGATCGCTCTGTCGCCAGGTCCCTCACACCCTGGCCACCCTGCCTGGGTCCTGTCCACTTGAGAGGGAGGGCCCAGTATCTGCAGCGGGGGCAGAGAAAGGCCACTCCTTCCAGACATTAGTCACCTTCTGTGGCCACATTCGGAGCAGGCCAGGGGACAAGCCAGCCTGGGTTCTTCCCACCCGCCCAGCCCAGGAGAAAGATCAGAAACCAGGGGAAAGGAGCAGCGGCCTGGCCCTTGTGAGGCTGAGAGGAGGTGACCGACCCACTCCACAcctgtccctcccccccgcccGGCCCACCCCACTCTGCCACAGAACAGGGCCCGTCCACGGCAGCCAGGCTCAGGACAGCAGGGAGCAGAAAGCACAGGAAAGTAAAAGCTGTACTACCGTCTTCGTCCTCTCTCCAGTCCTCCTCTTCTGAGGGTCAGGGAGTGGCCACGGCAAAGGGGAGAAGCGAGACAGGTTAGTCTGGGAGCAGAAGGACGGGGACAGGAGCAGGGAGACAGCGCACGGTTCtgagcatgggctttggaattaAGCTCCGGTTCCAAGTCCTGAATCACTACTTCTAGCAACTGAGGCAAATCGCTTCCCAGGCGCCTTGTCAGTATAATGGAAAGAACGATCCTCAGGTCTCCGCCGTGATCTAGCAGGCATAGAGCACTCAGTGggaaggcactcagtaaatgacGGTATCGGGCCATCTCCTCCCTCTCTAGACACGAGGACAGAGGCCCCGGAGAGCAGAGAGTGGGAACAATTCCCGGCTGTCAAACTTCTCCCGTGTTCCTACCCTGAATGAGCCCCTCAGGTATCCCACAAAACATCTCCAATCTCCAGGACTCACAGTTCTGAGAGCCCCAGTggagagcctggcacagggcagttTTGTTGGTGTCTTTCAAGGAAGCAGCCCCATCTAAGGAAGGCACAGCATTATCACACTGAGGAAACAGACCAGCCCATGGTATGCAAACACCTGCCCAAAGAAACAGCTCACAGCAGAATGCACCCTTTCTCTACTGGAAGAAGAGACAGGGCATCGTCCATTCTGCAGGCTGAGTGGTCATCCATGTAGACCTTGCTCTTTCTTGGTCATGTATAGCCAGGGACTTAGCTATGAGGGAGGCGGGTAGAGTCCCTTCAAGCAAGGTCATACATGGAGCTCAGTCCACCATCACAGTGCAGAACCGTTTTGCTAATTCACAGCCAAATCC contains the following coding sequences:
- the TNNT2 gene encoding troponin T, cardiac muscle isoform X2, translating into MSDVEEVGEEYEEEQEEEAAEEEDWREDEDEHEEAAAEEAEGEAETEETNVEGDGQEEEAKETEDGPVEESKPKPRPFMPNLVPPKIPDGERVDFDDIHRKRMEKDLNELQTLIEAHFENRKKEEEELISLKDRIEKRRAERAEQQRIRNEREKERQTRLAEERARREEEENRRKAEDEARKKKALSNMMHFGGYIQKAQTERKSGKRQTEREKKKKILAERRKVLAIDHLNEDQLREKAKELWQSIYNLEAEKFDLQEKFKQQKYEINVLRNRINDNQKVSKTRGKAKVTGRWK
- the TNNT2 gene encoding troponin T, cardiac muscle isoform X1 — protein: MSDVEEVGEEYEEEQEEEAAEEEEDWREDEDEHEEAAAEEAEGEAETEETNVEGDGQEEEAKETEDGPVEESKPKPRPFMPNLVPPKIPDGERVDFDDIHRKRMEKDLNELQTLIEAHFENRKKEEEELISLKDRIEKRRAERAEQQRIRNEREKERQTRLAEERARREEEENRRKAEDEARKKKALSNMMHFGGYIQKAQTERKSGKRQTEREKKKKILAERRKVLAIDHLNEDQLREKAKELWQSIYNLEAEKFDLQEKFKQQKYEINVLRNRINDNQKVSKTRGKAKVTGRWK
- the TNNT2 gene encoding troponin T, cardiac muscle isoform X7, which translates into the protein MSDVEEVGEEYEEEQEEHEEAAAEEAEGEAETEETNVEGDGQEEEAKETEDGPVEESKPKPRPFMPNLVPPKIPDGERVDFDDIHRKRMEKDLNELQTLIEAHFENRKKEEEELISLKDRIEKRRAERAEQQRIRNEREKERQTRLAEERARREEEENRRKAEDEARKKKALSNMMHFGGYIQKAQTERKSGKRQTEREKKKKILAERRKVLAIDHLNEDQLREKAKELWQSIYNLEAEKFDLQEKFKQQKYEINVLRNRINDNQKVSKTRGKAKVTGRWK
- the TNNT2 gene encoding troponin T, cardiac muscle isoform X5, whose translation is MSDVEEVGEEYEEEQEEEAAEEHEEAAAEEAEGEAETEETNVEGDGQEEEAKETEDGPVEESKPKPRPFMPNLVPPKIPDGERVDFDDIHRKRMEKDLNELQTLIEAHFENRKKEEEELISLKDRIEKRRAERAEQQRIRNEREKERQTRLAEERARREEEENRRKAEDEARKKKALSNMMHFGGYIQKAQTERKSGKRQTEREKKKKILAERRKVLAIDHLNEDQLREKAKELWQSIYNLEAEKFDLQEKFKQQKYEINVLRNRINDNQKVSKTRGKAKVTGRWK
- the TNNT2 gene encoding troponin T, cardiac muscle isoform X6, yielding MSDVEEVGEEYEEEQEEEAAEEHEEAAAEEAEGEAETEETNVEGDGQEEEAKETEDGPVEESKPKPRPFMPNLVPPKIPDGERVDFDDIHRKRMEKDLNELQTLIEAHFENRKKEEEELISLKDRIEKRRAERAEQQRIRNEREKERQTRLAEERARREEEENRRKAEDEARKKKALSNMMHFGGYIQKTERKSGKRQTEREKKKKILAERRKVLAIDHLNEDQLREKAKELWQSIYNLEAEKFDLQEKFKQQKYEINVLRNRINDNQKVSKTRGKAKVTGRWK
- the TNNT2 gene encoding troponin T, cardiac muscle isoform X3, whose amino-acid sequence is MSDVEEVGEEYEEEQEEEAAEEEEDWREDEDEHEEAAAEEAEGEAETEETNVEGDGQEEEAKETEDGPVEESKPKPRPFMPNLVPPKIPDGERVDFDDIHRKRMEKDLNELQTLIEAHFENRKKEEEELISLKDRIEKRRAERAEQQRIRNEREKERQTRLAEERARREEEENRRKAEDEARKKKALSNMMHFGGYIQKTERKSGKRQTEREKKKKILAERRKVLAIDHLNEDQLREKAKELWQSIYNLEAEKFDLQEKFKQQKYEINVLRNRINDNQKVSKTRGKAKVTGRWK